One window from the genome of Eriocheir sinensis breed Jianghai 21 chromosome 15, ASM2467909v1, whole genome shotgun sequence encodes:
- the LOC126998719 gene encoding uncharacterized protein LOC126998719 yields MGKFTSSGAERDARCRRNSDCFMCWNSCGILRHHYSVWSSMCTDHTACFPGCQVACKFYLNKTPEDTGGGLPYTDTSPSPPLPPAHQPPPRVSGRHHVTWSAPEWPGNSDPSAIADLIYVLMVEGDGGWRELTQTSSSWARVPAGVEGVVRAKLLAVSQEGLVAASDALLHLDDTTLGHSHHPEAHLRQYDDLLALEDTHDTSDSSTLPFGYKLETTMSTALPPSTKDTAPGNLSPVTDNPATASTTHHPSTSTPGLLYYDYTTTESSLHSGSVDPSWKVDVAEVEVEDGLLAEVSVRWSPRGPGGVEYLLSWAEESGFVSGHLLTDQLTSQLSLWPGQGYYLQVELVDSQGNSVLKSSATPVVFNATPDSDSLSSTSTAATTTPTTTTTTTITPTPYYPTVPQREDGQGDQLWHAETSPGSSLKHNEDLWGFLQDGNPSRSRERSYTPEDKVYEANTKVTENYNTSNDSLEISTVRFDITETETLTKKEGVYHVIVWCIGVSVGALLLLTLCSLVIFMLNRCRKAKQSEEQTEEQTAANRGSFRTFTPQQNTRNPATSWTFENFCSVTRKSKLEPSRRDGVPTGIDNDSLMENYVFMLDTHPVGTFLKH; encoded by the exons TTCACGTCGTCTGGGGCCGAGCGGGACGCCAGGTGTCGACGGAACTCTGACTGCTTTATG tgTTGGAACTCGTGTGGCATCCTGCGTCACCACTACTCTGTGTGGTCATCCATGTGCACCGACCATACCGCTTGT ttcccgGGGTGTCAAGTGGCGTGCAAATTTTATTTGAACAAGACCCCGGAGGACACGGGGGGCGGTCTTCCCTACACAGACACATCCCCGTCCCCGCCACTGCCCCCCGCCCACCAGCCGCCGCCCAGGGTCAGCGGCAGGCACCATGTCACGTGGTCAGCCCCTGAGTGGCCGGGGAACAGCGACCCCTCAGCCATCGCCGACCTCATCTACGTCCTCATGGTGGAGGGTGACGGGGGCTGGCGGGAGCTGACACAG ACCTCTTCGTCATGGGCGCGGGTGCCTGCTGGCGTAGAGGGCGTGGTGCGCGCCAAGCTGCTGGCCGTGAGTCAGGAGGGCCTCGTGGCCGCCTCTGACGCCCTGCTGCACCTCGACGACACCACCCTAGGCCACAGCCACCATCCAGAGGCCCACCTCCGCCAGTATGACGACCTGCTGGCCCTGGAGGACACCCACGACACCAGCGACAGCTCGACACTACCCTTCGGCTACAAG CTGGAGACAACCATGAGCACAGCACTGCCACCCTCGACAAAGGATACTGCCCCTGGTAACCTTTCCCCAGTGACAGACAACCCCGCCACAGCCAGCACTACCCACCACCCCTCAACATCCACCCCGGGACTCCTCTATTACGACTATACCACCACCGAATCATCCCTCCACTCTGGTTCT GTGGATCCCTCCTGGAAAGTGGACGTagcagaggtggaggtggaggacggTCTGCTAGCTGAGGTGAGCGTGAGGTGGTCTCCccgggggccaggaggggtggagTACCTGCTCTCGTGGGCTGAGGAGTCAGGCTTTGTCTCAGGCCACTTGCTGACAGACCAACTGACCAGCCAGCTCTCACTCTGGCCAGGTCAAGGATATTACTTACAG GTTGAATTGGTGGACTCACAAGGAAATTCAGTATTGAAGAGTTCAGCAACCCCAGTAGTCTTCAATGCAACCCCTGACTCAGATAGCTTGTCATCTACTTCCACTGCTGCTACAACTACccctacaactaccaccacaaccaccattactcCCACCCCCTACTACCCTACTGTGCCACAAAGGGAAGATGGGCAAGGAGACCAGCTGTGGCACGCAGAAACTTCCCCTGGCTCATCCCTGAAGCACAATGAGGACCTGTGGGGATTCCTACAAGATGGTAACCCCTCTCGATCAAGGGAAAGATCATACACCCCAGAAGACAAAGTTTATGAAGCTAACACAAAAGTGACAGAAAATTACAATACATCAAATGACTCCCTTGAAATCAGTACAGTTCGGTTTGACATCACCGAGACGGAAACCTTAACCAAGAAGGAGGGAGTGTACCATGTGATTGTGTGGTGCATCGGGGTGAGTGTTGGTGCACTGCTGCTCCTCACCCTCTGCAGCTTGGTCATCTTCATGCTTAACAGGTGCCGCAAAGCAAAGCAGAGTGAGGAGCAAACCGAGGAACAAACAGCTGCCAATCGGGGCTCCTTCAGGACATTTACTCCTCAGCAGAACACCAGAAACCCTGCAACCTCTTGGACCTTTGAAAATTTTTGTTCTGTGACTAGAAAGTCTAAGCTGGAACCTTCCAGAAGGGATGGTGTGCCAACAGGGATTGATAATGATTCTTTGATGGAGAATTATGTCTTCATGCTGGACACTCACCCAGTGGGGACATTTTTAAAACACTAG